The following proteins are co-located in the Seriola aureovittata isolate HTS-2021-v1 ecotype China chromosome 7, ASM2101889v1, whole genome shotgun sequence genome:
- the LOC130172327 gene encoding amine sulfotransferase-like isoform X2 has product MDLNDAKTHNHELVPHKGFKLISGTHDPEDVDQIYNLEIRDSDVFVVTYPKSGTIWMQQILLLLEMKGDVTAISKLNKFSNADLIPWIEVNGNRQAFITAPSPRLRVTHLQHQFMPPALSQRGKVIYVARNPKDVLVSYFYFHKLANMLETPKDFDEFFEKFMRGDVFGCSWFDHVKTWFSHKDDMNMLFITYEEMIQDLQSAVERISSFLGKELTDEQLANVVKHSTFKNMKKIPQANYEQVPGDLLNHHQGRFMRKGTIGDWKNHFTVAQNEMFDKVFHKEMKDFPLSFIWDIRNME; this is encoded by the exons ATGGATTTAAATGATGCCAAGACTCACAACCACGAACTGGTGCCGCACAAAGGCTTCAAGCTGATCAGCGGGACTCATGATCCGGAGGATGTGGACCAGATTTACAACCTGGAGATCAGAGACTCTGACGTGTTTGTCGTCACATACCCGAAATCAG GGACCATCTGGATGCAGCAGATCCTGCTGCTCCTGGAGATGAAAGGAGATGTGACTGCCATCAGCAAGCTCAATAAGTTCTCCAACGCAGATCTCATCCCCTGGATCGAAGTGAACGGCAACAGACAGGCGTTCATCACGGCCCCGTCACCCAGACTGAGGGTCACCCACCTGCAGCACCAGTTCATGCCTCCTGCTCTGAGCCAGAGGGGCAAG GTGATCTACGTGGCAAGAAATCCCAAAGATGTCCTTGTGTCTTACTTCTACTTCCATAAACTCGCAAACATGTTGGAGACGCCGAAGGATTTCGACGAGTTCTTTGAGAAGTTCATGAGAGGAGACG TGTTTGGGTGCAGCTGGTTTGATCACGTTAAGACCTGGTTCTCTCACAAGGATGATATGAACATGTTGTTCATCACGTATGAAGAAATGATCCAG GACCTGCAGTCTGCAGTGGAGAGGATCTCCTCGTTCCTGGGGAAAGAGCTGACTGACGAGCAGCTGGCCAACGTGGTGAAACACAGCACCTTCAAGAACATGAAGAAGATCCCTCAGGCCAACTACGAGCAGGTGCCAGGTGACTTGCTCAACCACCACCAGGGCAGGTTCATGAGGAAAG GGACCATCGGGGACTGGAAGAACCACTTCACTGTGGCCCAGAACGAGATGTTCGACAAGGTCTTCCACAAAGAGATGAAGGACTTTCCTCTGTCGTTTATCTGGGACATCAGGAACATGGAGTGA
- the LOC130172327 gene encoding amine sulfotransferase-like isoform X1 has product MDLNDAKTHNHELVPHKGFKLISGTHDPEDVDQIYNLEIRDSDVFVVTYPKSGERNIEMEDSCCTHTEEAPGFAAGSITYTVVSSVTQWECTKGTIWMQQILLLLEMKGDVTAISKLNKFSNADLIPWIEVNGNRQAFITAPSPRLRVTHLQHQFMPPALSQRGKVIYVARNPKDVLVSYFYFHKLANMLETPKDFDEFFEKFMRGDVFGCSWFDHVKTWFSHKDDMNMLFITYEEMIQDLQSAVERISSFLGKELTDEQLANVVKHSTFKNMKKIPQANYEQVPGDLLNHHQGRFMRKGTIGDWKNHFTVAQNEMFDKVFHKEMKDFPLSFIWDIRNME; this is encoded by the exons ATGGATTTAAATGATGCCAAGACTCACAACCACGAACTGGTGCCGCACAAAGGCTTCAAGCTGATCAGCGGGACTCATGATCCGGAGGATGTGGACCAGATTTACAACCTGGAGATCAGAGACTCTGACGTGTTTGTCGTCACATACCCGAAATCAGGTGAGAGGAACATAGAGATGGAAGACTcgtgttgcacacacacagaggaggcaCCAGGCTTTGCTGCAGGCTCCATCACATACACTGTTGTGTCCAGTGTCACGCAGTGGGAGTGCACTAAAG GGACCATCTGGATGCAGCAGATCCTGCTGCTCCTGGAGATGAAAGGAGATGTGACTGCCATCAGCAAGCTCAATAAGTTCTCCAACGCAGATCTCATCCCCTGGATCGAAGTGAACGGCAACAGACAGGCGTTCATCACGGCCCCGTCACCCAGACTGAGGGTCACCCACCTGCAGCACCAGTTCATGCCTCCTGCTCTGAGCCAGAGGGGCAAG GTGATCTACGTGGCAAGAAATCCCAAAGATGTCCTTGTGTCTTACTTCTACTTCCATAAACTCGCAAACATGTTGGAGACGCCGAAGGATTTCGACGAGTTCTTTGAGAAGTTCATGAGAGGAGACG TGTTTGGGTGCAGCTGGTTTGATCACGTTAAGACCTGGTTCTCTCACAAGGATGATATGAACATGTTGTTCATCACGTATGAAGAAATGATCCAG GACCTGCAGTCTGCAGTGGAGAGGATCTCCTCGTTCCTGGGGAAAGAGCTGACTGACGAGCAGCTGGCCAACGTGGTGAAACACAGCACCTTCAAGAACATGAAGAAGATCCCTCAGGCCAACTACGAGCAGGTGCCAGGTGACTTGCTCAACCACCACCAGGGCAGGTTCATGAGGAAAG GGACCATCGGGGACTGGAAGAACCACTTCACTGTGGCCCAGAACGAGATGTTCGACAAGGTCTTCCACAAAGAGATGAAGGACTTTCCTCTGTCGTTTATCTGGGACATCAGGAACATGGAGTGA
- the rwdd1 gene encoding RWD domain-containing protein 1 — protein MTDYAEEQRNELEAIESIYPDSFTVLSDEPTSFTITVTSDAGEHGETVEATLKFTYVEKYPDEAPLWEIHSQENLEDQDVEDILTLLQQQAEENLGMVMIFTLVTAVQEKLNEIVDLMKNRQEEEKRRKEREAEEAEKVAFQGTVVTIENFLAWKAEFELDMAELRRKKQKEEEQAGKTKLTGKQLFETDHNLDTSDIQFLEDAGNNVEVDESLFQDIEDLDLDEDDPDFDPLEMGSDED, from the exons ATGACAGACTACGCCGAAGAGCAGAGAAATGAACTAGAGGCGATAGAGTCCATCTACCCGGACTCCTTCACAG tgctttCAGATGAACCCACCAGCTTCACCATCACTGTCACATCAGATGCAGGAGAACATGGGGAAA CTGTGGAAGCAACACTCAAGTTCACATATGTAGAGAAATACCCAGATGAGGCTCCGCTGTGGGAGATCCACTCCCAGGAGAACCTGGAGGACCAGGACGTGGAGGACATCCTCACcttactgcagcagcag GCAGAAGAAAACCTGGGCATGGTGATGATCTTCACTCTGGTCACAGCTGTTCAGGAGAAACTCAACGAAATTGTGGATTtgatgaaaaacagacaagaagaagagaagaggcggaaagagagagaggcagaggaagcagagaag GTGGCGTTCCAGGGCACCGTGGTGACCATTGAAAACTTCCTGGCATGGAAAGCTGAGTTTGAGCTGGACATGgctgagctgaggaggaagaagcagaaggaggaggagcaggcgGGAAAAACCAAACTCACTG gtaaacagctgtttgagACAGACCACAACCTGGACACGTCAGACATTCAGTTCCTTGAAGACG ctggaaacaacgTTGAAGTGGATGAGTCACTGTTCCAGGACATTGAGGACTTGGACTTGGATGAGGACGACCCAGACTTTGACCCTTTAGAGATGGGCAGTGATGAGGACTGA
- the LOC130172487 gene encoding calcium homeostasis modulator protein 5-like, translating into MDNFQTILRFFMNQKATIGYSFMALLTIGGERIFTMVSFQCPCNHDQNFPYGLTFLLGPAAVLLVMGLFLSTRMWRLYTGCCLDPMKLCPRGNCFGCLRVFMNIFSGACVAPIMWLSVALLNGTFYECAVSGLDENVVVDLFCKNKTLKCREELARVPCDRSKLSSEERMELLLMLRAQSQILGWCIIILSAIVGLLGTCYHNCRSKVSYLQLTFWKRYMDKEKESFDTFAVDYATKLAERNLKSFFENKDPAPFPFPNHKAWEEISAYYTFSRSEQYYSTLQRYVEKADRDFTPEKRPVLELEDGIEMS; encoded by the exons ATGGATAACTTCCAGACCATCCTGCGTTTCTTCATGAACCAGAAAGCCACCATTGGCTACAGCTTCATGGCTCTGCTGACTATAGGCGGGGAGCGAATCTTCACCATGGTCTCCTTTCAGTGTCCCTGCAACCACGACCAGAACTTCCCCTACGGGCTGACCTTCCTGCTGGGCCCGGCTGCGGTGCTGTTGGTCATGGGTCTGTTCCTCAGCACCAGGATGTGGAGGCTCTACACAGGCTGCTGCCTCGACCCCATGAAGCTCTGCCCCCGTGGGAACTGCTTCGGCTGCCTCAGGGTGTTCATGAACATCTTCTCTGGGGCCTGCGTGGCCCCTATAATGTGGCTCTCTGTGGCCCTGCTCAACGGGACCTTCTATGAGTGTGCCGTCAGCGGCCTGGATGAAAATGTGGTGGTGGatctgttctgtaaaaacaagaCCTTGAAGTGTCGGGAGGAGCTGGCCCGGGTTCCCTGCGACCGATCCAAGCTGTCCAGCGAGGAGCGcatggagctgctgctgatgctcaGGGCCCAgtcacag ATCCTGGGCTGGTgcatcatcatcctctctgcCATCGTGGGCCTCCTGGGAACCTGCTACCACAACTGCCGCTCCAAAGTCAGCTACCTGCAGCTCACCTTCTGGAAACGCTACATGGACAAGGAGAAGGAGAGCTTCGACACCTTCGCTGTGGACTACGCCACCAAGCTGGCCGAGAGGAACCTGAAGAGCTTCTTCGAGAACAAGGACCCCGCCCCGTTTCCTTTCCCCAACCACAAGGCATGGGAGGAGATCTCCGCGTACTACACCTTCTCCAGGAGCGAGCAGTACTACAGCACCCTGCAGCGCTACGTGGAGAAGGCGGACAGGGACTTCACACCAGAGAAGAGGCCGGTCCTGGAGCTTGAGGATGGAATAGAGATGAGCTAG